The following are encoded in a window of Paraburkholderia sp. HP33-1 genomic DNA:
- a CDS encoding ABC transporter permease — protein MSGYSGFSTLFYKELLRFWKVSFQTVLAPVITALLYLTIFGHALRGHVQVYPGVEYTSFLVPGLVMMSVLQNAFANSSSSLIQSKITGNLVFMLLPPLSHYEIFAAYVLAAVARGLCVGFGVFIVTIWFVPLAFTAPLYIIVFAMFGAAILGTLGLIAGIWAEKFDQLAAFQNFLIMPLTFLSGVFYSTHTLPPVWREVSRLNPFFYMIDGFRYGFFGVSDIDPLVSLAIVAGFFVVLAVVAMRMLASGYKLRH, from the coding sequence ATGAGCGGCTACAGTGGATTTAGCACGCTGTTTTACAAAGAACTGCTGCGTTTCTGGAAGGTATCGTTCCAGACCGTGCTCGCGCCGGTCATCACCGCGCTGCTGTACCTGACCATCTTCGGCCACGCGCTGCGCGGCCACGTGCAGGTCTATCCGGGCGTCGAATATACGAGCTTCCTGGTTCCGGGACTCGTGATGATGAGCGTGCTGCAGAACGCGTTCGCGAATAGTTCTTCTTCGCTGATCCAGTCGAAGATCACGGGCAACCTCGTGTTCATGTTGCTGCCGCCGCTGTCGCACTACGAGATATTCGCGGCCTACGTGCTCGCGGCCGTCGCTCGCGGCTTGTGTGTCGGCTTCGGTGTGTTCATCGTGACGATCTGGTTCGTGCCGCTCGCCTTTACCGCACCGCTCTACATCATCGTGTTCGCGATGTTCGGCGCGGCGATCCTCGGCACGCTGGGTCTGATCGCCGGCATCTGGGCCGAGAAGTTCGACCAGCTCGCCGCGTTCCAGAACTTTCTGATCATGCCGCTCACGTTCCTGTCGGGCGTGTTCTACTCGACGCATACGCTGCCGCCCGTGTGGCGCGAAGTATCGCGGCTCAATCCGTTTTTCTACATGATCGACGGCTTTCGCTATGGCTTTTTCGGCGTGTCGGATATCGACCCGCTCGTGAGCCTCGCGATCGTCGCCGGTTTCTTCGTGGT